In Tenacibaculum pacificus, a single window of DNA contains:
- a CDS encoding YqgE/AlgH family protein, with product MVALKPKKGRLLIAEPTILNDSSFKRTIVLLTEHTSKSSVGFILNRPLNHTLSDLVPEIDCDFRIYQGGPVEQDNLYFIHKVPQLIPNSIEVANGIYWGGNFDHLKELLIENMLKPTDIRFFLGYSGWDTDQLIDELNIDSWFISENDYKNILETNNESFWKNKLLQKGGKYKIWANAPSDIQMN from the coding sequence ATGGTTGCGCTTAAACCCAAAAAAGGTAGGTTGTTAATTGCAGAACCTACTATTTTAAACGATAGTTCTTTTAAACGAACTATTGTTTTACTAACAGAACACACATCAAAAAGTTCTGTTGGTTTTATTTTAAATAGACCCTTAAATCATACTTTGAGTGATTTAGTACCTGAAATAGATTGTGATTTCAGAATATATCAAGGAGGACCTGTTGAGCAAGATAATTTGTACTTTATACATAAAGTACCCCAATTAATTCCCAATAGCATTGAAGTTGCTAATGGTATTTATTGGGGTGGTAATTTTGATCATTTAAAAGAACTCTTAATTGAAAACATGTTAAAACCAACAGATATTCGCTTCTTTTTAGGCTATTCTGGTTGGGATACAGATCAATTAATTGATGAGTTAAACATTGACTCTTGGTTTATTTCTGAAAATGATTATAAAAATATTTTAGAAACCAACAACGAAAGCTTTTGGAAAAATAAACTCCTTCAAAAAGGTGGCAAATATAAAATTTGGGCAAATGCACCAAGTGATATTCAAATGAATTAA
- a CDS encoding START-like domain-containing protein → MTKVKYELEFPIHASPSMLFNSLATPSGLEEWFADKVNSRGKLITFTWDDSEEEAKILAKKTNERIKYKWIESEGDESYFEFLIQVDPLTKDVAVIITDFADDDEVDEAKMLWESQIESLKNSIGA, encoded by the coding sequence ATGACAAAAGTTAAATACGAATTAGAATTTCCTATACACGCATCACCAAGTATGTTGTTTAATAGTTTGGCAACACCTTCAGGATTAGAGGAATGGTTTGCTGATAAAGTTAATTCTCGCGGAAAATTAATCACTTTTACTTGGGATGATTCAGAGGAAGAGGCAAAAATTTTAGCAAAGAAGACAAATGAGCGCATAAAATATAAATGGATTGAAAGTGAAGGTGATGAAAGTTATTTTGAATTTTTGATACAAGTAGATCCATTAACTAAAGATGTAGCTGTAATTATTACAGATTTTGCCGATGATGATGAAGTTGATGAAGCTAAAATGTTATGGGAAAGTCAAATTGAAAGCTTAAAGAATAGTATAGGAGCATAG
- a CDS encoding TonB-dependent receptor plug domain-containing protein — protein sequence MYLNKKIFTAFAFISLTVFSQEKIVADNESLEISNLDEVIVTATRTKRQLSSVPMPVTLITKAQIIKSGTVRLKDILVEQTGITLASDFGGAKGVQIQGISADYILILIDGLPIVGRASGNIDLNRITVNNIKQIEIVKGPSSSLYGSEAIGGVINIITEQPKNEKLEGLISYLAKGGATNQLDISTNVKWKRKGFGLVSGINLNSSNGFDLSPETLSKTTEAHQNFTGNLQVSYDFSKNLKTVVSNRVYKKYQGNNREGNKQTDWSVNAKVIQ from the coding sequence ATGTATCTAAATAAAAAAATATTTACTGCTTTTGCTTTTATTAGCTTAACTGTTTTTTCTCAAGAAAAAATAGTGGCTGATAATGAAAGCTTAGAAATATCTAATTTAGATGAGGTTATTGTTACTGCAACAAGAACCAAAAGACAGTTGTCATCTGTACCGATGCCTGTAACTTTAATAACAAAAGCTCAAATAATAAAATCGGGTACAGTAAGGTTAAAAGATATTTTAGTTGAACAAACAGGAATAACTTTAGCTTCTGATTTTGGAGGTGCAAAAGGAGTTCAAATTCAAGGAATTTCTGCGGATTATATATTAATTTTAATTGATGGACTTCCAATAGTAGGACGAGCATCTGGAAATATCGATTTAAATAGAATTACAGTTAATAATATTAAACAAATTGAAATAGTAAAAGGACCATCATCTTCTTTATATGGGTCTGAAGCAATTGGAGGAGTTATTAATATTATAACAGAACAACCTAAAAATGAAAAATTAGAAGGTTTAATAAGCTATTTAGCAAAAGGAGGAGCTACAAACCAATTGGATATAAGCACCAATGTTAAGTGGAAAAGAAAAGGTTTTGGATTGGTTTCAGGAATAAATTTAAATTCAAGTAATGGATTTGATTTATCTCCAGAAACCCTTTCAAAAACAACAGAAGCACATCAGAATTTTACAGGTAATTTACAAGTAAGTTATGATTTTTCGAAGAATTTAAAAACCGTTGTTTCTAATAGAGTTTATAAAAAATATCAAGGTAATAATAGAGAAGGTAATAAGCAAACAGATTGGAGTGTTAATGCTAAAGTAATTCAATGA
- a CDS encoding glycosyl hydrolase family 18 protein: MQKKVIGYFNNWTPLEEAQNKYEGYTDLLFSFWQDPETSVTGAAEEVLKTPEILEFLKSKNKKCILATGGKYLYPLNYEAVNYGTALANFAIQHKFDGVNLDIKNIAITSQVIQWLIDVTITVHQISNEKNYPLEIYHTPQATLFMANEGYSEIEKKTNGIINYYNIQYYNQGEWEYQSYEDYTSLFEEMYNNIENPTAILSIIRQGIPANKLIVGKPITTDDVNNTGYISLENFEDILSTAITNKIPFGGVMGWKVDSDINGIWGKSIAKTIENSKIENPMKVEI; this comes from the coding sequence ATGCAAAAAAAAGTAATAGGCTATTTTAACAATTGGACTCCTCTAGAAGAGGCTCAAAACAAATACGAAGGATATACTGATCTTTTATTCTCGTTTTGGCAAGACCCTGAAACAAGTGTGACAGGTGCTGCTGAAGAAGTTTTAAAAACACCTGAAATTCTTGAATTCTTAAAAAGTAAAAATAAAAAATGTATTCTTGCTACTGGAGGCAAATATCTTTATCCATTAAATTACGAGGCAGTTAATTATGGTACAGCCTTAGCTAACTTTGCTATTCAACATAAGTTTGATGGCGTTAATTTAGATATTAAAAATATAGCAATAACATCTCAAGTAATTCAATGGTTAATTGATGTTACCATTACTGTGCATCAAATTAGTAATGAAAAAAATTATCCTTTAGAAATTTATCATACTCCTCAAGCTACATTATTTATGGCTAATGAAGGCTATAGTGAAATAGAAAAAAAAACTAATGGTATAATTAATTATTATAATATTCAGTACTACAATCAAGGTGAATGGGAATATCAATCTTATGAAGATTATACATCCTTATTTGAAGAAATGTATAATAATATAGAAAACCCTACTGCTATTCTTAGTATTATCAGACAAGGAATACCTGCTAATAAACTAATTGTAGGTAAACCAATCACTACTGATGATGTAAATAATACAGGATATATTTCACTAGAAAATTTTGAAGATATTTTAAGTACAGCTATCACAAACAAAATTCCATTTGGAGGTGTAATGGGTTGGAAAGTTGATAGTGATATTAATGGAATATGGGGTAAATCAATAGCTAAAACAATCGAAAATAGCAAAATAGAAAATCCTATGAAAGTAGAAATATAA
- a CDS encoding TonB-dependent receptor plug domain-containing protein, whose translation MFDRNATLYNQTLTRPEIKSKNSFSSGTLIVGVGANFDVLERTEFTGIKKYNTPYILGQFDFNPIKNLNIVIGARFEDSNNYESAFTPKIATSYKVNNWLTTKASVGCGFKAPDFRQLYFNFRNSASGYVVLGTQTLYDLYPNLSEIKTIEKELKPETSIGYNFGFQLKPTTNLKFNINFFRNDIKDLIDTFDTQLNASDLGLPLGTRIYSYKNINEVYTQGIELDVNYKLNSNFTVLGGYQFLDTGDKTATSKIKAGEVFFRRTPSSSSEKMTMSNYFGLPNRSKHMANFKVFYQNYKHNFSANIRAVYKSKYALFDTNSSQGIIDQFDDFVSSNTQINIAGAKTFFSLMNFQLGIDNLFNEKESANKKRFANNDSVLRLGRTYYCNVQFNF comes from the coding sequence ATGTTTGATAGAAATGCTACTTTATATAATCAAACATTAACAAGACCCGAAATTAAATCGAAAAATAGCTTTAGTTCAGGAACTTTAATTGTAGGTGTTGGTGCTAATTTTGATGTATTAGAAAGAACAGAATTTACAGGGATAAAAAAATATAATACGCCATATATTTTAGGGCAATTTGATTTCAATCCAATTAAAAATTTAAATATTGTTATTGGAGCTAGATTTGAAGATAGTAATAATTACGAATCAGCTTTTACACCAAAAATAGCGACAAGTTATAAAGTCAATAATTGGCTTACTACAAAAGCGTCGGTTGGTTGCGGATTTAAAGCTCCTGATTTTAGACAGCTTTATTTCAATTTTAGAAACTCAGCTAGTGGATATGTAGTTTTAGGTACTCAAACTTTATATGATTTATATCCTAATTTATCAGAAATAAAAACTATTGAAAAAGAATTAAAACCAGAAACTTCTATTGGTTATAATTTTGGTTTTCAGTTAAAGCCAACAACAAATTTAAAATTTAATATCAATTTTTTCAGAAATGATATTAAAGATTTGATAGATACTTTTGATACACAATTAAACGCATCTGATTTAGGATTGCCTTTAGGTACAAGAATTTATTCTTATAAAAACATAAACGAAGTTTACACTCAGGGTATTGAACTTGATGTTAATTATAAATTAAATTCAAATTTTACTGTTTTAGGAGGATATCAATTTTTAGATACAGGTGATAAAACAGCAACATCAAAAATAAAGGCTGGTGAGGTATTTTTTAGAAGAACACCGTCTTCATCATCAGAAAAAATGACAATGTCAAATTATTTCGGTTTGCCAAATCGATCTAAACATATGGCAAATTTTAAAGTTTTTTATCAAAATTATAAACACAATTTTTCTGCAAATATTAGAGCTGTATATAAAAGTAAATATGCGTTGTTTGATACTAATAGTAGTCAGGGAATTATTGATCAATTTGATGATTTTGTTTCTTCAAACACACAAATAAATATAGCAGGAGCAAAAACATTTTTTAGCTTAATGAATTTTCAATTAGGAATAGATAATCTTTTTAATGAAAAAGAATCTGCAAATAAAAAACGTTTTGCAAATAATGATAGTGTTTTACGTTTAGGGAGAACTTATTACTGTAATGTGCAATTTAATTTTTAA
- a CDS encoding HmuY family protein, with product MAFRATTIIVNGGESTGIKEEPNKTGNASLLLVDGTFSSVKTIPDNAIFKQDAKEGVLALPKSTWYTYNMADHSINPVAGKIIIVRTIDGNYAKMEILSYYKDMDSSNSADPQNSGGQYYTFNYVYNPNTGDKNLQ from the coding sequence ATTGCTTTTAGAGCAACAACAATTATAGTAAACGGAGGAGAAAGTACAGGTATAAAAGAAGAACCTAATAAAACAGGAAATGCATCTTTATTATTAGTTGATGGAACATTTTCGAGTGTAAAAACAATACCTGATAATGCTATTTTTAAACAAGATGCAAAAGAAGGAGTTTTAGCATTGCCAAAAAGTACTTGGTATACTTATAATATGGCAGATCATAGTATTAATCCTGTAGCTGGAAAAATAATTATTGTAAGAACAATAGATGGTAATTATGCTAAAATGGAAATTTTAAGTTACTATAAAGATATGGATAGTTCTAATTCTGCTGATCCTCAAAATTCAGGAGGACAATATTACACTTTTAACTATGTGTATAACCCTAATACTGGAGATAAAAATCTTCAATAA
- the hemN gene encoding oxygen-independent coproporphyrinogen III oxidase, protein MNSLIQKYNIPGPRYTSYPTVPYWKNETFSKDKWIETFKKSFIESNSSEGISVYIHLPFCESLCTFCACHKHITKRHEVEEDYIDTVLKEWNLYTNLVDETPIIKEIHLGGGTPTFFSKENLKKLIDGLFIKAKKHPKHEFSFEGHPNNTTKEQLQTLFDVGFTRVSYGVQDYNEKVQEAIHRVQPFENVEKATRWAREIGYTSISHDLIFGLPFQTKANVIHTINKTKELQPDRISFYSYAHVPWVKGVGQRGFNDEDLPKDEAKRELYEIGKELFAEMGYVEIGMDHFALKTDSLYKATQEKTLHRNFMGYTANKTQLMVGLGMSSISDSWYGFAQNVKTVKEYQKIVNEGEIPVFRGHILSEEDLVIRKHILNIMCHFTTSWDAQDLKVKGIEILLEKLQEMVADGLVFIDGNTLTVPEKARPYVRNICMAFDKHLHNNKPDTKLFSMTI, encoded by the coding sequence ATGAATTCACTGATACAAAAATACAACATTCCAGGTCCAAGATATACCAGTTATCCGACAGTTCCTTATTGGAAAAATGAAACTTTTTCAAAAGATAAATGGATTGAAACTTTTAAAAAATCGTTTATAGAAAGTAATTCATCCGAAGGAATTAGTGTGTATATTCATTTACCATTTTGTGAAAGTTTGTGTACATTTTGTGCGTGTCATAAACATATTACAAAAAGACATGAAGTAGAAGAAGATTATATTGATACTGTTTTAAAAGAATGGAATTTATATACAAATTTGGTGGATGAAACTCCGATTATAAAGGAAATTCATTTAGGTGGCGGAACACCTACTTTTTTTTCAAAAGAAAATTTAAAAAAGTTAATTGATGGTTTATTTATCAAAGCTAAAAAACATCCGAAGCACGAATTTAGTTTTGAAGGTCATCCGAATAATACCACAAAAGAACAATTACAAACCTTGTTTGATGTTGGTTTTACAAGAGTAAGTTACGGTGTGCAAGATTATAACGAAAAAGTACAAGAAGCAATACACAGAGTACAGCCTTTTGAAAATGTTGAAAAAGCAACGCGTTGGGCTAGGGAAATTGGATATACATCAATTAGTCATGATTTAATTTTCGGATTGCCATTTCAAACCAAAGCAAACGTAATTCATACGATTAATAAAACCAAAGAATTACAGCCTGATAGAATTTCGTTTTATAGTTATGCACATGTTCCTTGGGTAAAAGGTGTTGGACAACGAGGTTTTAATGATGAAGATTTACCAAAGGATGAAGCAAAACGTGAATTATACGAAATAGGGAAGGAGTTATTTGCCGAAATGGGTTACGTTGAAATAGGAATGGATCATTTTGCGTTAAAAACAGATAGTTTATATAAAGCAACTCAGGAAAAAACATTGCATCGTAATTTTATGGGGTATACTGCCAATAAAACGCAATTAATGGTTGGTTTAGGAATGTCGTCAATTTCTGATTCTTGGTACGGATTTGCACAGAATGTAAAAACCGTAAAAGAATATCAAAAAATAGTGAACGAAGGAGAAATTCCTGTTTTTAGAGGACATATTTTATCCGAAGAAGATTTAGTTATCCGAAAGCATATTTTAAATATTATGTGTCATTTTACCACTTCGTGGGATGCTCAAGATTTAAAGGTTAAAGGTATCGAAATTCTTTTAGAAAAATTACAAGAAATGGTGGCTGATGGTTTGGTTTTTATCGATGGAAATACTTTAACAGTTCCTGAAAAAGCAAGACCTTATGTTCGAAATATTTGTATGGCTTTTGATAAGCATTTACATAACAATAAACCAGATACAAAATTGTTTTCGATGACAATTTAA
- a CDS encoding RNA polymerase sigma factor yields MVHKDIVSDSVLVKDYINGKELAIELLIKRHKQRLYSFIYSKVQNRDTTEDIFQDTFIKVIRTLKKGNYNEEGKFLPWVMRISHNLIIDFFRKKNRMPKFNNTDDFDIFSVLADGALNAENKIIKEQILADVRDLLEELPEEQKEVLKMRIYNDMSFNEISENTGVSINTALGRMRYALINLRKIIEKNKIILVN; encoded by the coding sequence ATGGTACATAAAGATATTGTAAGTGATAGTGTTTTAGTTAAAGACTACATTAACGGAAAAGAACTAGCTATAGAGTTATTGATTAAACGTCATAAGCAACGACTGTACAGTTTTATTTACAGTAAGGTACAAAATAGAGATACTACAGAGGATATATTTCAAGATACTTTTATAAAAGTAATAAGAACCTTAAAAAAAGGAAATTATAACGAAGAAGGTAAGTTTTTACCTTGGGTTATGCGTATTTCTCATAATTTAATTATTGATTTTTTTAGGAAAAAAAACAGAATGCCTAAGTTTAATAATACTGATGATTTTGATATTTTTTCGGTATTAGCAGATGGAGCATTAAATGCAGAAAATAAAATTATTAAAGAGCAAATACTAGCTGATGTAAGAGATTTGTTAGAAGAATTACCTGAAGAACAGAAAGAAGTTTTAAAAATGCGTATTTATAATGATATGAGTTTCAATGAAATTTCTGAAAATACTGGTGTAAGTATTAATACTGCTTTAGGAAGAATGAGGTATGCTTTAATTAATCTGAGAAAAATAATTGAAAAAAATAAAATTATTCTAGTTAATTAA
- a CDS encoding endonuclease III domain-containing protein encodes MTKENKVQFVIDTLAELYPEIPVPLDHKDPYTLLIAVLLSAQCTDVRVNKITPLLFAKADNPYDMVKMSIEEIKEIIRPCGLSPMKSKGIHGLSKILIEKHNGEVPQSFEYLEELPAVGHKTAGVVMSQAFGVPAFPIDTHIHRLLYRWNLTNGKNVIQSEKDAKRLFPEELWNDLHLQIIWYGREYSPARGWNLENDIITKTIGRKTVLNDYHKNKS; translated from the coding sequence ATGACCAAGGAAAATAAAGTACAATTTGTTATTGATACCTTAGCCGAATTATATCCTGAAATACCTGTTCCTTTAGATCATAAAGATCCATATACTTTATTGATTGCTGTTTTATTATCGGCACAATGTACCGATGTTCGAGTAAATAAAATTACCCCGTTACTTTTTGCCAAAGCCGATAATCCATATGACATGGTAAAAATGAGCATCGAAGAAATTAAAGAAATTATTCGTCCTTGTGGTTTATCTCCTATGAAATCAAAGGGAATTCACGGTTTATCTAAAATATTGATTGAAAAACATAATGGAGAAGTTCCTCAAAGTTTTGAATATCTAGAAGAATTACCTGCCGTAGGTCATAAAACTGCTGGTGTAGTTATGAGTCAGGCTTTTGGAGTTCCTGCATTTCCTATTGATACACACATACATCGTTTATTATATCGTTGGAATTTAACGAATGGTAAAAATGTAATTCAATCAGAAAAAGATGCAAAACGATTATTTCCTGAAGAATTATGGAACGACCTTCATTTACAAATAATTTGGTACGGACGAGAATATTCTCCTGCTCGTGGCTGGAATTTAGAAAATGATATTATTACGAAAACGATTGGTAGAAAAACAGTTTTAAATGATTACCATAAAAATAAATCATAA
- a CDS encoding aminotransferase class IV — protein sequence MINFNGKIISEKELQLSNDNRAFKYGDAIFETVRVLNTKVVFIEDHYFRLMASMRMLRMKIPMKFTLEFLQEEILKITKELPKAVNYRVRLTVYRKDGGLYNPASNEIDYLIEASEFNHIEKTSYKVDLYKDFYNYSGLLSTIKTTNRMLNTLSAIFADENDLDNCILLNERKGVVEATNGNIFVIKDGIIKTPALTEGCIKGIIRKKVIEILEKHPDYSIEETLISPFELQKADEVFITNAIVGIQSVTNYRKKVFTTEITNKIKSSLKLLAITG from the coding sequence ATGATAAATTTTAACGGAAAAATAATATCAGAAAAAGAACTACAATTATCTAATGATAATAGAGCTTTTAAGTATGGAGATGCTATTTTTGAAACTGTAAGAGTATTAAATACAAAGGTTGTTTTTATTGAAGACCATTATTTTAGATTGATGGCATCAATGAGAATGTTACGTATGAAGATTCCAATGAAATTTACGCTTGAGTTTTTACAAGAAGAAATTTTAAAAATAACAAAGGAACTTCCTAAAGCTGTAAATTATAGAGTTCGATTAACTGTTTATAGAAAAGATGGAGGGTTATATAATCCAGCTTCAAACGAGATTGATTATTTAATCGAAGCAAGTGAGTTTAATCATATAGAAAAAACTAGTTATAAAGTTGATTTATATAAAGACTTTTATAACTATTCAGGTTTATTGTCAACTATAAAAACGACAAACAGAATGTTAAATACTTTGTCTGCTATTTTTGCAGATGAAAATGATTTAGATAACTGTATATTACTTAACGAACGAAAAGGAGTTGTTGAAGCAACAAATGGGAATATTTTTGTAATAAAAGACGGTATTATAAAAACTCCAGCTTTAACAGAAGGTTGCATAAAAGGAATTATCAGAAAAAAAGTAATAGAAATTTTAGAAAAACATCCTGATTACAGTATTGAAGAAACACTTATTTCTCCATTTGAACTACAAAAAGCAGATGAGGTTTTTATTACAAATGCTATTGTAGGTATTCAGTCGGTTACAAATTATAGAAAGAAAGTATTTACAACAGAAATAACTAATAAAATAAAGAGTAGCCTTAAATTATTAGCTATTACTGGTTAA